One part of the Vitis riparia cultivar Riparia Gloire de Montpellier isolate 1030 chromosome 8, EGFV_Vit.rip_1.0, whole genome shotgun sequence genome encodes these proteins:
- the LOC117920684 gene encoding UPF0481 protein At3g47200-like: MTPSIPQIPTTLKNNQNQKLQKWFKPSVISIGPYYYGQKDYQEAQNLKFGHAMKFIEESKQKKDDLYLRIKNETPELQKCYHNKTISDGTQKLATIFLLDGCFLLHFINYSSEEYGSKLLGFTNHEMTHIKQDLFLLENQLPYEVLKLLLKDAENSIPMKEKINNFVASHVPFPRGIRVTELNLTPRHLLHYLQCIILDKSGTSSPTHKQDEEDKGRGRGRLEGGSCKNVQELRKVGIHFKPSPTSYLTDISFKPHFGTTGCLKLPTFSMNTSTMIIFLNLIAFESSDTTSNLGVISYLCFLDSLIDRWDDVKELQAAGIIRNFVGEQRDVAQFFNNVCSKLVPNPSAYKDVKEQIQNHVGRHQNCRLRKWYIQCMQKYFSSPWSFIALIAAVIGLLLTGIQAYTSLFSG, translated from the coding sequence GCAGAAGTGGTTTAAACCAAGCGTGATTTCAATTGGTCCCTATTACTATGGTCAAAAGGATTACCAGGAAGCACAAAACCTCAAGTTTGGGCATGCTATGAAGTTCATTGAGGAAAGTAAGCAGAAGAAAGATGATTTGTACCtcagaataaaaaatgagacaCCGGAACTGCAGAAGTGCTACCATAATAAGACAATATCGGACGGTACCCAGAAACTGGCGACGATTTTCTTGCTGGACGGGTGTTTTTTACTACATTTCATCAACTACAGCAGCGAGGAGTATGGGTCCAAACTTTTGGGTTTTACAAATCATGAAATGACTCATATAAAACAGGACTTGTTCTTGCTGGAGAACCAACTTCCCTATGAAGTCCTCAAGCTGCTGTTAAAGGACGCAGAAAATTCAATTCCgatgaaagaaaagataaaCAATTTCGTTGCATCTCATGTCCCCTTTCCTCGAGGAATACGGGTAACAGAACTGAATCTTACACCTCGCCATCTGCTCCACTATTTGCAATGTATCATTTTAGACAAATCCGGAACAAGTAGCCCAACACACAAACAGGACGAAGAAGACAAAGGACGTGGGAGGGGGAGACTCGAAGGGGGCTCATGTAAAAACGTCCAGGAGCTTAGGAAAGTGGGCATCCATTTTAAGCCCAGTCCCACGAGTTATTTGACAGACATTTCTTTCAAGCCTCACTTTGGCACCACCGGATGCCTCAAGCTTCCTACCTTTTCCATGAACACCTCCACtatgataattttcttaaacttgaTAGCCTTCGAATCCTCAGATACCACCAGCAACCTTGGTGTAATCTCGTACCTATGCTTCCTGGATTCACTCATTGATCGTTGGGACGACGTGAAGGAGCTTCAGGCAGCGGGAATAATCCGTAACTTTGTTGGTGAACAAAGAGACGTGGCCCAATTTTTCAACAACGTATGCAGCAAATTGGTACCAAATCCTTCTGCTTACAAAGATGTAAAAGAACAGATTCAAAATCATGTTGGCAGGCACCAGAATTGCAGATTGCGCAAGTGGTATATTCAGTGCATGCAAAAATATTTCAGTAGCCCCTGGAGTTTCATAGCTTTGATTGCTGCAGTTATAGGACTATTGCTTACTGGCATTCAGGCTTACACTTCACTCTTCTCCGGCTAG
- the LOC117920979 gene encoding lycopene beta cyclase, chloroplastic — protein MDTLLKTHNKLEFLHPLHGFAEKLGNLTFPKLQNQEFRFGPKKSNLKWGRNGCVKASSSALLELVPETKKENLEFELPMYDPSKGLVVDLAVVGGGPAGLAVAQQVSEAGLSVCSIDPSPKLIWPNNYGVWVDEFEAMDLLDCLDTTWSGAVVFIDDHSKKDLGRPYARVNRKLLKSKMMQKCILNGVKFHQAKVIKVIHEESKSLLICNDGVTIQAAVVLDATGFSRCLVQYDKPYNPGYQVAYGILAEVEEHPFDVDKMVFMDWRDSHLNNNMELKNRNSRIPTFLYAMPFSSNRIFLEETSLVARPGVPMEDIQERMVARLRHLGIKVKSIEEDERCIIPMGGPLPVLPQRVVGIGGTAGMVHPSTGYMVARTLAAAPIVANSIVQYLGSDRSFFGNELSSEVWRDLWPIERRRQREFFCFGMDILLKLDLQGTRRFFDAFFDLEPRYWHGFLSSRLFLPELIFFGLSLFSHASNTSRIEIMAKGTLPLINMINNLIQDKD, from the coding sequence ATGGATACTTTACTCAAGACTCATAATAAGCTTGAATTTCTGCACCCACTTCATGGGTTTGCGGAGAAACTGGGCAATTTGACCTTTCCAAAGCTCCAAAACCAGGAGTTTAGATTTGGGCCGAAGAAGTCCAATCTGAAATGGGGTAGAAATGGGTGTGTTAAGGCCAGTAGTAGTGCCCTTTTGGAGCTTGTTCCAGAAACTAAGAAGGAGAATCTTGAGTTTGAGCTCCCTATGTATGACCCTTCAAAGGGCCTTGTAGTCGACCTTGCAGTTGTGGGAGGTGGCCCTGCCGGGCTTGCCGTCGCGCAGCAAGTTTCAGAGGCAGGGCTTTCAGTCTGCTCGATTGACCCATCTCCCAAATTGATTTGGCCCAATAACTATGGTGTTTGGGTGGATGAGTTTGAGGCCATGGATTTGCTTGATTGTCTTGACACTACTTGGTCTGGTGCCGTTGTTTTCATTGATGATCACTCAAAGAAGGATCTTGGTAGGCCTTATGCAAGGGTTAACAGGAAGCTGCTGAAATCGAAAATGATGCAGAAATGCATATTAAATGGTGTAAAGTTTCATCAAGCTAAGGTTATAAAGGTTATTCATGAGGAATCCAAATCTCTGTTGATTTGCAATGATGGGGTCACAATTCAGGCTGCTGTAGTTCTTGATGCTACGGGTTTTTCTAGATGTCTTGTTCAGTATGATAAGCCCTATAATCCAGGTTACCAAGTTGCTTATGGGATTTTGGCAGAAGTGGAAGAGCACCCATTTGATGTGGATAAGATGGTTTTCATGGACTGGAGAGATTCTCATCTGAACAACAATATGGAACTGAAAAATAGAAATAGTAGGATCCCCACTTTTCTATATGCAATGCCTTTTTCATCTAACCGGATATTTCTTGAAGAAACTTCTCTAGTAGCTCGACCAGGAGTGCCTATGGAAGATATTCAGGAAAGGATGGTAGCTCGGCTGAGGCACTTAGGCATAAAAGTCAAAAGCATTGAAGAGGATGAGCGTTGCATCATTCCGATGGGTGGGCCCCTCCCAGTGCTCCCTCAAAGAGTTGTTGGCATTGGTGGAACAGCTGGAATGGTCCACCCTTCGACTGGGTACATGGTAGCAAGGACTCTAGCAGCAGCTCCAATTGTTGCAAATTCTATAGTTCAGTACCTTGGCTCTGACAGAAGCTTTTTTGGCAATGAATTGTCTTCTGAAGTTTGGAGAGATCTATGGCCAATCGAAAGGAGGCGTCAAAGggaattcttttgttttggtATGGATATCCTTCTTAAGCTTGATTTACAAGGAACAAGAAGGTTTTTTGATGCATTCTTTGATCTAGAACCTCGTTATTGGCATGGTTTCTTGTCATCTCGACTGTTTCTTCCTGAGCTCATATTTTTTGGGCTTTCCCTGTTCTCTCATGCATCTAATACTTCTAGGATAGAGATTATGGCAAAGGGTACTCTTCCTTTGATAAACATGATCAACAACTTAATACAGGACAAGGATTAA
- the LOC117921231 gene encoding ganglioside-induced differentiation-associated protein 2 has product MGSRSPEEFSVLVLASDLGMDARPFLDAQAQMEEQDENWHDCSQYLSDEDFSDLDLLQFIRIQGSDKSGNRILRIVGKYLPAPVVSGERLKKYVFHKIVSELPEGPFCIVYMHSTVQKEDNSPGLTILRWIYEELPSDFKDRLQTVYFVHPGLRSRLLFATLGRFFLSGGLYWKIKYVSRLQYLWEDVKKGEVEIPEFVQSHDDVLEHRPLTDYGIEPDPLHLTEMPSTAYSFGRYEERWTSRECMS; this is encoded by the exons ATGGGGAGTAGATCGCCGGAGGAGTTTTCGGTGTTGGTGTTGGCATCAGATCTAGGTATGGATGCTCGGCCCTTCCTAGACGCACAAGCCCAGATGGAAGAACAAGACGAGAACTGGCACGATTGTTCTCAGTACCTCTCCGACGAAGATTTCTCTGATCTTGATCTTTTGCAATTCATCCGCATCCAAGGATCCGATAAATCTGGTAATCGTATTCTACGCATCGTCGGAAAGTACCTTCCCg CTCCAGTGGTAAGTGGGGAACGCCTGAAGAAGTATGTCTTTCACAAGATAGTGAGTGAACTGCCAGAAGGACCATTCTGCATTGTTTACATGCATAGTACCGTGCAGAAGGAGGACAATTCCCCTGGCCTAACCATCTTGAGATGGATTTATGAAGAACTTCCCTCTGACTTTAAGGATaggcttcaaaccgtgtacttTGTTCACCCTGGGTTACGTTCAAGGCTTCTCTTTGCCACTCTTGGACGATTCTTCTTAAGTGGAGG CTTATACTGGAAAATCAAGTATGTCAGCCGCCTGCAGTACCTTTGGGAAGATGTAAAGAAGGGAGAGGTCGAGATTCCTGAATTTGTGCAAAGCCATGATGATGTTCTTGAGCATAGACCACTGACGGATTATGGAATTGAACCTGATCCCCTCCACTTAACCGAGATGCCTTCCACTGCCTACTCGTTTGGAAGGTACGAGGAGAGATGGACATCGAGGGAGTGTATGTCGTAA